Proteins encoded in a region of the Terriglobia bacterium genome:
- a CDS encoding SMP-30/gluconolactonase/LRE family protein — protein sequence MRYAKLDFYKVKPGPVAIPPSEVNVEVVRKDPAIDAIVGPNPKIFKLAEGFKFTEGPIWISDGNHLLFSDPNSNIIYKYTPHGNNAGALEVFRTPSGYSGADIAEYGQPGSNGLTLDPDGKLTINEHGNHRVSRLEKDGTETVLADQYQGKRLNSPNDLVYRSDGTLYFTDPPFGLPKFFKDPRKELPFSGVYSLYKGKLQLISTDLEGPNGIAFSPDEKYLYVTNWDDKKKIVTRYEAKADGTLANGRVFFDMTDAPGEDALDGMKVDRQGNLYVSGPGGLWVLSPEGKHLGTIIAPKHPHNMAWGDEDGKTLYLCARSGLYRMRLNIPGIQPYQIPRAIGAPQPSH from the coding sequence ATGCGGTACGCGAAGCTCGATTTTTACAAAGTGAAACCGGGACCCGTCGCGATCCCTCCAAGCGAAGTGAATGTTGAAGTGGTCCGGAAAGATCCGGCCATTGACGCCATCGTCGGCCCCAATCCGAAGATTTTTAAGCTCGCCGAGGGATTCAAATTCACCGAGGGTCCGATCTGGATCTCCGATGGAAATCACCTGCTCTTCAGCGACCCGAACAGCAATATCATTTATAAGTACACGCCGCATGGAAACAATGCGGGCGCCCTCGAGGTATTTCGCACCCCGAGCGGGTACTCCGGCGCGGACATTGCCGAGTATGGGCAGCCGGGATCGAACGGCCTGACGCTCGACCCGGACGGAAAACTCACTATTAATGAACACGGGAACCATCGAGTCTCGCGGTTGGAGAAGGATGGGACTGAGACGGTGCTTGCTGACCAATATCAAGGAAAACGGCTCAACAGTCCCAACGACCTGGTCTACCGCTCCGACGGAACGCTCTATTTCACCGATCCTCCGTTCGGGCTTCCGAAGTTCTTCAAGGATCCCAGAAAGGAGTTGCCCTTCAGTGGAGTCTATTCACTTTACAAGGGCAAACTCCAACTGATCAGCACCGATTTAGAAGGACCCAATGGCATCGCCTTCTCGCCCGATGAAAAATACCTCTATGTGACCAACTGGGATGACAAGAAGAAGATTGTGACGCGGTATGAAGCGAAGGCGGATGGCACGCTGGCGAATGGAAGGGTCTTTTTCGATATGACCGACGCCCCGGGTGAAGATGCCCTGGATGGCATGAAAGTCGATCGGCAGGGCAACCTGTACGTCTCGGGGCCCGGCGGGTTGTGGGTCCTCTCGCCGGAAGGAAAACATCTGGGTACCATCATTGCGCCCAAGCATCCGCACAACATGGCCTGGGGCGACGAGGACGGCAAAACGCTCTACCTGTGCGCGCGGAGCGGCTTGTACCGGATGCGACTGAATATCCCGGGCATCCAGCCATATCAGATCCCCCGGGCCATCGGGGCCCCTCAACCGAGCCACTAG
- a CDS encoding heme-binding protein, whose translation MKSLNKIAMVSAVAILVTATLSLGQIADRKTLTLDGARKVIAASMAEAKRLNAPGGVIAVVDEGGNLMALERIDNTFAAGARISIGKARTAVLFKHPTRAFEEIIKNGRTAMIALDDFTPLQGGIPIVYEGQVIGGVGVSGASSAQQDEELAIAGASVFKEAATASLRSQSPPVSYFEKNMVDDAFAKGAVLFKDSDKYMVHASRRENAGMAEVHTKDADIIYVLDGTATFVTGGSVVEEKTIAPDEIRGKEISGGETRKLNKGDVIIVPAGTPHWFKEVTNPFLYYVVKAR comes from the coding sequence ATGAAATCGCTTAACAAGATTGCAATGGTTTCGGCGGTTGCGATACTCGTGACGGCCACCCTAAGCTTAGGCCAGATCGCGGACAGGAAGACGCTGACTCTGGACGGAGCCAGAAAGGTCATCGCCGCTTCGATGGCCGAGGCCAAAAGGCTCAACGCCCCGGGAGGAGTCATTGCGGTTGTTGATGAGGGCGGGAATTTGATGGCGCTCGAGCGGATTGACAATACCTTTGCGGCAGGCGCCCGCATCTCCATCGGCAAAGCGCGGACGGCCGTATTGTTCAAGCACCCCACCCGCGCCTTCGAAGAGATCATCAAGAACGGGCGGACCGCAATGATCGCGCTCGATGACTTTACACCGCTGCAAGGCGGGATCCCCATTGTCTATGAAGGGCAGGTCATTGGCGGAGTGGGCGTCAGCGGCGCCTCCAGCGCACAGCAAGATGAAGAGCTGGCCATCGCCGGAGCCAGTGTTTTCAAGGAAGCCGCCACGGCATCATTGCGAAGCCAGTCGCCGCCCGTCTCTTACTTTGAAAAAAACATGGTGGACGATGCCTTTGCCAAGGGGGCGGTCTTATTCAAGGACAGTGACAAATACATGGTGCACGCCAGTCGCCGCGAAAACGCGGGGATGGCCGAAGTCCATACCAAGGACGCCGACATCATCTACGTGCTGGATGGCACGGCGACCTTCGTGACGGGCGGAAGCGTCGTGGAGGAGAAGACCATCGCGCCCGACGAGATCCGCGGAAAAGAAATCAGTGGCGGCGAAACTCGAAAACTCAACAAGGGGGACGTCATCATCGTTCCCGCGGGGACTCCCCACTGGTTCAAAGAAGTGACCAATCCCTTCCTGTATTACGTGGTCAAAGCCAGATAG
- a CDS encoding DM13 domain-containing protein, giving the protein MQKRKLIIGLLILVLGVGAWIAFRPERLFINAKVNESFPSGMAASTGSSSRLLLAGQFHDGAHKGVGEASIYQLQEGKRVLRFTGFETSNGPDVQVYLVAAADARDSETVKTAGFLPIGALKGNIGDQNYEVPADADLNKYRAVTIWCRRFGVNFATAPLSPAQGNMVAASATPATQALFSGHFHDVAHKGAGEATVYQLADGNRVLRFTNFETSNGPDVQVYLVATSDARDSDTVKAAGFIQVGALKGNIGDQNYELPANVDLSKYRAVTIWCRRFGVNFATAPLSPTQGS; this is encoded by the coding sequence ATGCAAAAAAGAAAACTGATTATCGGATTACTCATCCTCGTTCTGGGCGTGGGCGCCTGGATTGCCTTCCGGCCCGAGCGTCTCTTCATCAACGCCAAGGTCAACGAATCCTTTCCTTCCGGGATGGCCGCTTCGACCGGTTCCAGTTCCAGACTCCTCCTCGCCGGTCAATTCCATGATGGGGCCCATAAAGGCGTCGGCGAGGCCTCCATTTATCAACTGCAGGAGGGAAAGCGCGTGTTGCGTTTCACCGGATTTGAAACCTCGAACGGGCCTGACGTTCAGGTCTACCTCGTGGCCGCCGCCGATGCGCGGGACAGCGAGACAGTCAAGACGGCGGGGTTCCTCCCCATCGGCGCCCTCAAGGGAAACATCGGAGACCAGAACTACGAGGTGCCGGCGGACGCTGACCTGAACAAGTACCGCGCCGTCACGATCTGGTGCCGGCGGTTTGGTGTGAATTTCGCGACAGCGCCCCTCTCACCGGCCCAGGGCAATATGGTCGCCGCATCGGCCACGCCGGCCACACAAGCCCTTTTTTCGGGGCACTTCCATGATGTGGCGCACAAAGGCGCAGGCGAAGCCACGGTCTATCAGCTGGCAGACGGCAACCGCGTGCTGCGCTTCACGAATTTTGAAACTTCAAATGGCCCCGACGTCCAGGTCTATTTGGTCGCCACGAGCGATGCGCGCGACAGCGACACCGTCAAGGCCGCCGGCTTCATTCAAGTAGGGGCGCTCAAAGGGAACATTGGAGACCAAAACTACGAGCTCCCAGCCAATGTCGATTTGAGCAAGTATCGCGCCGTTACGATCTGGTGCCGTCGGTTCGGGGTCAATTTTGCGACAGCGCCGCTTTCGCCCACACAGGGGTCGTAA